One part of the Microlunatus elymi genome encodes these proteins:
- the purN gene encoding phosphoribosylglycinamide formyltransferase — MGFRVVVLVSGSGTLLQSLIDAQADPGFGAQIVAVGADRGKIAGLERAEAAGVPTFVHRLKKGADRDAWDVGLRDLVDGYAPDLVVSAGFMKLVGPAFLERFGGRMINSHPALLPSFPGMHGARDALEYGVKITGATVFLVDGGVDSGAILAQAAVPVLDDDDEESLHERIKISERALLVQVVARMARQRWWVQGRTVRWQ, encoded by the coding sequence GTGGGTTTCCGCGTGGTCGTCCTGGTGTCCGGTTCGGGCACGCTGTTGCAGTCCCTGATCGACGCCCAGGCCGATCCCGGCTTCGGTGCTCAGATCGTCGCGGTCGGCGCCGACCGCGGCAAGATCGCCGGGCTGGAACGCGCCGAGGCAGCGGGCGTTCCCACCTTCGTACACCGGTTGAAGAAGGGCGCCGATCGCGACGCCTGGGACGTCGGACTGCGCGATCTCGTCGACGGCTACGCTCCCGATCTGGTGGTCAGCGCCGGCTTCATGAAGCTAGTCGGGCCGGCCTTCCTGGAGCGCTTCGGCGGCCGGATGATCAACTCGCATCCGGCCCTGCTGCCGAGCTTCCCGGGGATGCACGGCGCCCGCGACGCGCTCGAGTACGGGGTGAAGATCACCGGGGCCACCGTGTTCCTGGTCGACGGGGGCGTGGACAGCGGCGCCATCCTGGCCCAGGCCGCCGTACCGGTGCTGGACGACGACGACGAGGAATCGCTGCACGAACGGATCAAGATCAGCGAGCGCGCGTTGCTGGTCCAGGTCGTCGCCCGAATGGCCCGGCAGCGTTGGTGGGTGCAGGGCCGGACGGTGCGCTGGCAGTGA
- a CDS encoding DUF3017 domain-containing protein, with translation MTANPEGRRPRPPKLTPTEMVSLAVVVAGMIAGLVLVAIGQWRLGCLVVGAFLAVGGLERLLLPTAKAGLLRVRSRFFDVIILIGMGAAIIALSILVPQN, from the coding sequence GTGACTGCGAACCCCGAAGGCCGGCGGCCGCGACCACCGAAGTTGACCCCGACAGAGATGGTGTCGCTGGCGGTCGTGGTGGCTGGGATGATCGCCGGCTTGGTGCTGGTGGCCATCGGTCAATGGCGGCTCGGCTGTCTGGTGGTCGGTGCGTTCCTCGCGGTCGGCGGGCTCGAACGTCTCTTGTTGCCGACCGCGAAGGCGGGCCTGTTGCGCGTACGCAGCCGGTTCTTCGACGTGATCATCCTGATCGGCATGGGGGCGGCGATCATCGCGTTGTCGATCTTGGTCCCGCAGAACTGA
- a CDS encoding DUF4190 domain-containing protein, which produces MSSPYGSNPYGDKPEDGSGADNSGADNSGSTGSGSTGSGSGQPDYGQQTPYGQDPQYGQQQQQPYGQQPQQPYGQPSAGGYGSTQSPYSAQQPPQSDYGQSYPGQQGNYPAGNAYGAQQGNAYGAQPGYGPYGAAAPVKHPQALPAMILGIISIPFSIGCVGLITGIIAIVLGNKARKEIDANPAAYTGRQQASAGLYCGIIGVALLVVWVIIGLAVRAGS; this is translated from the coding sequence ATGAGTTCTCCCTACGGATCCAATCCCTACGGCGACAAGCCCGAAGACGGCTCGGGCGCCGACAACTCGGGGGCCGACAATTCGGGTTCGACCGGTTCGGGGTCGACCGGTTCGGGGTCGGGCCAGCCCGACTACGGCCAGCAGACGCCGTACGGCCAAGACCCGCAGTACGGGCAGCAGCAACAGCAGCCGTACGGACAGCAGCCTCAGCAGCCGTACGGGCAGCCGAGCGCCGGCGGCTACGGCAGCACTCAGTCGCCCTACAGTGCACAGCAGCCGCCGCAGTCCGACTACGGCCAGAGCTATCCCGGCCAGCAAGGAAACTACCCCGCCGGCAACGCCTATGGCGCCCAGCAGGGCAATGCCTACGGCGCGCAGCCTGGTTACGGCCCGTACGGTGCAGCCGCTCCGGTCAAGCATCCGCAGGCACTGCCGGCGATGATCCTGGGCATCATCTCGATCCCGTTCTCGATCGGCTGTGTCGGCCTGATCACCGGCATCATCGCGATCGTGCTGGGCAACAAGGCCCGCAAGGAGATCGACGCCAACCCGGCCGCGTACACCGGTCGGCAGCAGGCCAGTGCCGGGCTCTACTGCGGCATCATCGGCGTCGCGCTGCTGGTCGTCTGGGTGATCATCGGTCTGGCCGTTCGCGCCGGTTCCTAG
- a CDS encoding malate dehydrogenase: MSPAPVKVAVTGAAGQICYSLLFRIASGELLGANQPVELRLLEITPALKALEGVVMELDDCAYSTLAGVEIGDDPNQVFDGVNLAMLVGARPRSKGMERSDLLEANGAIFTAQGKALNDHAADDVKILITGNPANTNALIAKSNAPDIPANRFNALTRLDHNRAKAQLAAKAGVSVNEVSNVTIWGNHSATQYPDAFNAKIGGKPAAEVINDRAWIENDFLPTVQKRGAAIIEARGASSAASAANATLEHMRDWVSGTPAGDWVSMAVPTDGSYGIAEGVVSGFPCVVKNGEYEIVQGLELDDFSRAKIDASVAELNEEREAVKSLGLI; this comes from the coding sequence ATGAGTCCCGCACCCGTCAAGGTCGCCGTCACCGGCGCTGCCGGTCAGATCTGTTACAGCCTGCTGTTCCGGATCGCCTCCGGTGAACTGCTCGGAGCAAACCAGCCGGTCGAGCTGCGTCTGCTGGAGATCACCCCGGCGCTGAAGGCGCTGGAGGGTGTGGTGATGGAGTTGGACGACTGTGCCTACTCGACGCTGGCCGGGGTCGAGATCGGCGACGATCCGAACCAGGTGTTCGACGGGGTCAATCTGGCCATGCTGGTCGGCGCTCGCCCCCGCAGCAAGGGCATGGAGCGCAGTGATCTGCTGGAGGCAAACGGCGCGATCTTCACTGCGCAGGGCAAGGCGCTCAACGATCATGCCGCCGACGACGTCAAGATCTTGATCACCGGCAACCCGGCCAACACGAATGCGCTGATCGCCAAGAGCAACGCCCCCGACATCCCGGCCAACCGCTTCAATGCGCTGACCCGGCTTGATCACAACCGGGCCAAGGCCCAGCTCGCCGCGAAGGCCGGGGTCTCGGTGAACGAGGTCAGCAACGTCACCATCTGGGGCAATCACTCGGCCACCCAGTACCCGGACGCGTTCAACGCCAAGATCGGCGGCAAGCCTGCGGCCGAGGTGATCAACGACCGAGCCTGGATCGAGAACGACTTCCTGCCGACCGTGCAGAAGCGCGGCGCGGCCATCATCGAGGCACGGGGCGCCAGCTCGGCGGCGAGCGCGGCCAACGCGACACTTGAGCACATGCGGGACTGGGTTTCCGGGACGCCGGCGGGCGACTGGGTGTCGATGGCGGTGCCGACCGACGGTTCGTACGGCATCGCCGAGGGCGTCGTGTCCGGTTTCCCGTGTGTGGTCAAGAACGGCGAGTACGAGATCGTGCAGGGCCTGGAGCTGGACGACTTCTCCCGGGCCAAGATCGACGCCTCGGTTGCCGAGTTGAACGAGGAGCGCGAGGCGGTCAAGAGCCTCGGCCTGATCTGA
- a CDS encoding SGNH/GDSL hydrolase family protein: MPNDYRWYELGEPEGRGWPASDTKRLTDRLPARAEGVVPDVVWGLSRMSAGLYYRFRTDATEIAARWTLPDGPVAMPHMPASSVSGLDLYAEDDHGRLRWASWAAPAEGGTNTAVLLSEIRPFDGMREYRLYLPLFNQADEIAVGVPEQSRLEILERDPVAPIAYYGTSIVHGAAASRCGMAMPAQLGRRLDRPVLGLGFSGNAKMEIELADVLADLDPAVYLIDCLPNMTAEQVAERAEPFVRRLRVDHPRTPILLIEDRTLTNAWIRTEVLDAHRARRAELAAAYRLLRAEGDTNLHYLGHDQLLGDDDEGTVDSSHPTDLGFTRMVDLLEPRVKALL, encoded by the coding sequence GTGCCGAACGACTACCGCTGGTACGAACTGGGCGAGCCCGAAGGACGGGGTTGGCCGGCATCGGACACCAAGCGTCTGACCGACCGGTTGCCGGCCCGGGCCGAGGGCGTCGTACCGGACGTCGTCTGGGGGCTCAGCCGGATGTCGGCCGGGCTGTACTACCGATTCCGGACCGACGCGACCGAGATCGCCGCCCGATGGACACTGCCCGACGGGCCGGTGGCGATGCCGCACATGCCGGCCAGTTCGGTCAGCGGGCTGGACCTGTACGCCGAAGATGATCATGGCCGGTTGCGGTGGGCCTCCTGGGCCGCGCCGGCGGAGGGCGGCACCAACACCGCGGTCCTGCTGTCGGAGATCCGCCCCTTCGACGGGATGCGCGAATATCGGCTGTACCTGCCGCTGTTCAACCAGGCCGACGAGATCGCCGTCGGCGTGCCGGAGCAATCCCGCCTGGAGATCCTGGAACGCGATCCGGTCGCCCCGATCGCCTATTACGGCACCTCGATCGTGCACGGCGCGGCGGCGTCTCGATGCGGGATGGCGATGCCGGCGCAGCTGGGCCGACGGCTCGACCGGCCGGTGCTCGGGCTCGGCTTCTCCGGAAACGCCAAGATGGAGATCGAGCTGGCCGACGTGCTCGCCGACCTCGACCCTGCCGTCTATCTGATCGACTGCCTGCCGAACATGACGGCCGAGCAAGTCGCCGAACGGGCCGAACCCTTCGTCCGGCGCCTGCGCGTTGACCATCCGAGGACGCCGATCCTGCTGATCGAGGACCGGACCCTGACCAACGCCTGGATCCGGACCGAGGTGTTGGACGCGCACCGGGCCCGGCGCGCCGAGCTCGCGGCCGCGTACCGGTTGCTGCGAGCCGAGGGCGACACCAACCTGCACTACCTCGGCCATGATCAACTTCTCGGCGACGACGACGAGGGCACCGTGGACAGCTCGCACCCCACCGACCTCGGCTTCACCCGCATGGTCGACCTCCTGGAGCCCCGCGTCAAAGCCCTCCTCTAA
- a CDS encoding UDP-glucose dehydrogenase family protein, with protein sequence MTLRISVIGTGYLGTTHAAGMAEFGHEVIGVDVEPERVKLLNSGQAPMYEVNLDPLLERHTASGRLRFTTDYADIADWADVHFICVGTPQAPSGAADLAQINSVRDGLAPLLTKPTLIVNKSTVPVGTASALRQQIRALAPAGDAVDLAFNPEFLREGLAVEDTLRPDRIVLGIEDEVSLAILDQVYAIPFSEDTPRVITNFATAELIKNAANAFLATKISFINAMAQLCQATGGDVTQLADAIGYDKRIGRGMLNAGLGFGGGCIPKDIRALAYSADEHGVDVLSNLIESVEKINNGQRAEVTQLAVDQLGGSVDGKRVAVLGASFKPGTDDTRNSPALTVADQLHARGAEVIIFDPQAKLAPRENFTQVDTVEAAVRDADIVLHLTEWPEFRNLDPAALADLVKTKIIIDARLKLNPATWHVAGWKLVQLGRAATL encoded by the coding sequence GTGACTTTGCGGATCAGCGTCATCGGTACGGGCTACCTCGGCACCACTCACGCGGCCGGGATGGCCGAGTTCGGGCACGAGGTGATCGGGGTCGACGTCGAGCCCGAGCGGGTCAAGCTGCTGAACTCCGGCCAGGCGCCGATGTACGAGGTCAACCTCGACCCCCTGCTGGAACGACACACCGCAAGCGGCCGGCTCCGCTTCACCACCGACTACGCCGACATCGCCGATTGGGCCGACGTGCATTTCATCTGCGTCGGCACTCCGCAGGCGCCGTCCGGCGCGGCCGACCTCGCCCAGATCAACTCCGTACGCGACGGGCTGGCGCCGTTGCTGACCAAGCCCACACTGATCGTCAACAAATCCACCGTCCCGGTCGGCACCGCGTCGGCATTGCGGCAGCAGATCCGTGCACTCGCCCCGGCTGGGGATGCCGTCGATCTGGCGTTCAATCCCGAGTTCCTGCGCGAGGGCCTTGCCGTCGAGGACACTTTGCGTCCGGATCGGATTGTGCTCGGCATCGAGGACGAGGTTTCCCTGGCGATCCTGGACCAGGTCTACGCGATCCCGTTCAGCGAGGACACGCCGCGGGTGATCACCAACTTCGCCACCGCGGAGTTGATCAAGAACGCCGCCAACGCGTTCCTGGCGACCAAGATCAGCTTCATCAACGCGATGGCGCAGCTCTGCCAGGCGACCGGTGGCGACGTCACCCAGCTCGCCGACGCGATCGGCTACGACAAGCGGATCGGCCGCGGCATGCTGAACGCCGGTCTCGGCTTCGGCGGCGGCTGCATTCCCAAGGACATCAGGGCTCTGGCCTACAGCGCCGACGAACACGGTGTCGATGTACTGAGCAACCTGATCGAGAGCGTGGAGAAGATCAACAACGGTCAGCGGGCCGAGGTCACCCAGCTCGCTGTTGATCAACTCGGCGGTTCGGTGGACGGCAAGCGGGTCGCCGTGCTGGGGGCGAGCTTCAAGCCGGGGACCGACGACACACGCAACTCCCCTGCCCTGACGGTGGCCGATCAACTGCATGCCCGCGGCGCCGAGGTGATCATCTTCGATCCGCAGGCCAAGCTGGCACCGCGGGAGAACTTCACCCAGGTCGACACCGTCGAGGCCGCCGTACGGGATGCGGACATCGTCCTGCACCTGACCGAATGGCCCGAATTCCGTAATCTCGACCCCGCCGCACTGGCGGACCTGGTGAAGACCAAGATCATCATCGACGCCCGCCTGAAGCTCAACCCCGCCACCTGGCACGTTGCCGGCTGGAAACTCGTACAACTAGGCCGCGCCGCCACCCTCTAA
- a CDS encoding aminotransferase-like domain-containing protein, with product MIRVSATAQAMTSSAIREILKITQRPEVISFAGGLPAPELFPLAEIREATEKVYADHGPAALQYSTTEGHLPLRTWIADRGGLAPDQVQITSGSQQGLDLLGRVLIDPGDVMLVESPTYLGALQAFAPYRPRFVEVITDDDGVVPEALEDQLRTTPAKLIYLVPTFQNPTGRTLSVERRRQLLEITKRHGVTILEDGPYNELRFRGERVPTLFELALADGTPVDDLNVIMLGTFSKVLAPGLRDAWVQGPRPVIDKLVMAKQAADLHSPTLNQLIVTELLDDVLPRQIKIISAEYGKRAAVMINSIAENFPPGVACTDPDGGMFCWVQLPTDAGIDTEPMLAAAVDRNVAYVPGRPFFASGIGHNTMRLSYVTSTEQEIRAGIEALGAVIEDQLVGRAQLR from the coding sequence ATGATCCGGGTGAGTGCGACTGCGCAGGCGATGACGTCCAGTGCGATTCGGGAGATCCTCAAGATCACCCAGCGGCCCGAGGTGATCTCGTTCGCCGGCGGCCTGCCGGCGCCGGAGTTGTTCCCGTTGGCCGAGATCCGTGAGGCCACCGAGAAGGTGTACGCCGACCATGGACCGGCCGCGCTGCAGTATTCGACCACCGAGGGACATCTGCCGTTGCGGACGTGGATCGCCGATCGCGGCGGGCTCGCACCGGACCAGGTGCAGATCACCAGCGGCAGCCAGCAGGGTCTGGATCTGCTCGGCCGGGTGCTGATCGACCCGGGCGACGTGATGCTGGTCGAGTCGCCCACCTACCTCGGCGCGCTGCAGGCGTTCGCACCCTACCGGCCGCGGTTCGTCGAGGTGATCACCGACGACGACGGCGTCGTGCCGGAGGCGCTTGAAGATCAACTTCGTACGACGCCGGCCAAGTTGATCTACCTGGTGCCGACCTTCCAGAACCCGACCGGCCGCACCCTGTCGGTCGAGCGCCGCCGGCAACTGCTGGAGATCACCAAGCGGCACGGCGTGACCATCCTCGAGGACGGTCCCTACAACGAATTGCGGTTCCGCGGCGAACGGGTGCCGACCCTGTTCGAGCTCGCGCTGGCCGACGGCACCCCGGTCGACGATCTGAACGTGATCATGCTCGGCACCTTCTCCAAGGTGCTCGCACCTGGGCTGCGCGATGCCTGGGTCCAGGGGCCGCGACCGGTGATCGACAAGCTCGTGATGGCCAAGCAGGCAGCGGATCTGCACTCGCCGACGCTGAACCAGTTGATCGTCACCGAACTGCTGGACGACGTGCTGCCACGGCAGATCAAGATCATCAGCGCCGAGTACGGCAAGCGCGCCGCGGTCATGATCAACTCCATCGCCGAGAACTTCCCCCCAGGTGTTGCTTGTACCGATCCCGACGGCGGCATGTTCTGCTGGGTGCAGTTGCCCACCGATGCCGGCATCGACACCGAACCGATGCTGGCGGCCGCGGTGGATCGCAACGTCGCCTACGTTCCCGGCCGGCCGTTCTTCGCCTCCGGGATCGGGCACAACACGATGCGGCTGAGCTATGTCACCTCGACCGAGCAGGAGATCCGGGCCGGCATCGAGGCGCTCGGCGCGGTGATCGAGGATCAGCTGGTTGGACGGGCGCAGCTACGCTGA
- a CDS encoding MarR family winged helix-turn-helix transcriptional regulator, which produces MNHREGDLGPEDELGELLRRASHRMRHRWVELLQPWELSPHQARALRAIVTSEPVRLTELADRLRVANRSVTDVVDALVERGLAERGAVPGDRRATAVRATEAGRELLERTEDARRADDAIFFGRLTDAERRRLAALLHKLTESE; this is translated from the coding sequence ATGAACCACCGAGAGGGCGACCTCGGTCCGGAGGACGAACTGGGGGAGTTGCTGCGTCGGGCGTCGCACCGGATGCGGCACCGCTGGGTCGAGCTGCTGCAACCGTGGGAGTTGTCGCCGCATCAGGCCCGTGCCCTGCGGGCGATCGTGACCAGTGAGCCGGTGCGGTTGACCGAGCTCGCCGATCGGTTGCGGGTGGCCAATCGTTCGGTGACCGATGTGGTCGACGCGTTGGTCGAGCGCGGACTGGCCGAGCGCGGTGCGGTGCCCGGGGACCGGCGGGCGACCGCGGTCCGGGCGACCGAAGCCGGCCGGGAGTTGCTGGAGCGCACCGAGGACGCACGCCGGGCCGACGACGCCATCTTCTTCGGCCGGCTTACCGACGCCGAGCGCCGCCGGCTGGCCGCGCTGTTGCACAAGCTCACCGAATCCGAATGA
- a CDS encoding ABC transporter ATP-binding protein, whose amino-acid sequence MPATTTLPPPDAPSRAGDQRGRGGRGGPGGGFGPAKIDPEDRAQLAESPVKIARILKLFRPYRGQLIMVTLIIVGTSVIGLASPFLLREIIDVALPQQDVRLLVILVAMMLAVTVVTSLFGVLQTWIATKVGQQVMHTLRTRVFSHLQSQSMSFFTGARTGEVTSRLTNDIGGMQNVVTTTATSIASNLTTVVATAIAMIALSWQLSLFTLLVLPPAIILTRRVALLRREMTLQQQRRMADLTSQIDEGLSVSGALLTKTMGATKASSRRFAETSTELVDLALRSELAGRWRMATMSIIFAAIPALIYLVAGLPITGGTISIGTLIAFASLQGSIFRPMMGLLNVAAQWIASMALFSRIFGYLDTTTDVPEPTHPLPIDPAAIRGEVEIVGVDYRYPGAETGALDGIELRVSAGGSLALVGATGSGKSTLASLVARLRDPSTGSVTVDGYDLRELSAETIAAVVGVVTQETYLLHGTVRDNLLIAAPEATDEQLWQALEVAQIDDLIGGLPAGLDTVVGARGQRFSGGEQQRLAIARVVLRDPRVLVLDEATSALDNATERRLQTALDALSRGRTTITIAHRLSTIEHADQIAVLDHGRVIELGADADLRARAGAYAQLAGDPVNVS is encoded by the coding sequence TTGCCTGCCACTACCACACTTCCACCACCCGATGCACCGTCCCGTGCCGGTGACCAACGCGGCCGCGGCGGCCGCGGCGGGCCCGGCGGCGGTTTCGGCCCCGCGAAGATCGACCCCGAGGACCGCGCCCAACTCGCCGAGAGCCCGGTCAAGATCGCCAGGATCCTTAAGCTGTTCCGACCGTACCGAGGCCAGTTGATCATGGTCACCCTGATCATCGTCGGGACCTCGGTGATCGGCTTGGCCAGCCCGTTCCTGCTGCGCGAGATCATCGACGTCGCCCTGCCGCAGCAGGACGTCCGGCTACTCGTGATCTTGGTTGCGATGATGCTCGCCGTCACCGTGGTCACCTCACTGTTCGGCGTACTGCAGACCTGGATCGCGACCAAGGTCGGCCAGCAGGTGATGCACACGCTGCGGACCAGAGTCTTCAGCCACCTGCAATCCCAGTCGATGTCCTTCTTCACCGGCGCCCGCACCGGCGAGGTGACGTCCCGGCTGACCAACGACATCGGCGGCATGCAAAACGTCGTCACCACCACCGCCACCTCGATCGCCAGCAACTTGACCACTGTCGTCGCCACCGCGATCGCGATGATCGCCCTGAGCTGGCAGCTCAGCCTGTTCACCCTGCTGGTGCTGCCGCCGGCGATCATCCTGACCCGTCGGGTTGCCTTGCTACGCAGGGAAATGACGCTGCAACAGCAGCGTCGGATGGCCGACCTGACCAGTCAGATCGACGAGGGGCTGTCGGTCAGCGGCGCCCTGCTCACCAAGACGATGGGTGCCACCAAGGCCAGCTCGCGGCGGTTCGCCGAAACCTCGACCGAGCTTGTTGATCTTGCTCTGCGATCGGAGTTGGCCGGCCGTTGGCGGATGGCGACGATGTCGATCATCTTCGCCGCGATCCCGGCCCTGATCTACCTGGTGGCCGGCCTGCCGATCACCGGCGGCACGATCAGCATCGGCACCTTGATCGCCTTCGCTTCCTTGCAGGGCAGCATCTTCCGGCCGATGATGGGTCTGCTCAACGTGGCCGCCCAATGGATCGCGTCGATGGCGTTGTTCTCCCGGATCTTCGGCTACCTGGACACCACCACCGACGTTCCCGAGCCGACCCATCCGCTGCCGATTGATCCGGCCGCGATCCGCGGCGAGGTGGAGATCGTCGGCGTCGACTACCGCTATCCGGGAGCCGAGACCGGCGCCCTCGACGGCATCGAGCTGAGGGTTTCGGCCGGCGGCAGCCTGGCCCTGGTCGGCGCGACCGGTTCCGGCAAGTCCACGCTCGCCTCGCTGGTGGCCAGACTGCGCGATCCGAGTACTGGTTCGGTCACCGTCGACGGCTACGACCTGCGTGAGCTGTCCGCCGAGACGATCGCCGCAGTGGTCGGCGTGGTCACCCAGGAGACGTATCTGTTGCACGGAACGGTCCGCGACAACCTGTTGATCGCTGCCCCGGAAGCGACCGACGAACAGCTGTGGCAAGCCCTCGAGGTGGCGCAGATCGACGACCTGATCGGCGGTCTGCCGGCCGGGTTGGACACCGTGGTCGGCGCCCGTGGGCAGCGGTTCTCCGGCGGCGAGCAACAACGCCTGGCGATCGCCCGGGTGGTGCTGCGCGACCCGCGGGTCCTGGTCCTCGACGAGGCCACCAGCGCCCTGGACAACGCCACCGAACGCCGACTGCAGACCGCACTGGACGCGTTGAGCCGCGGCCGGACCACGATCACCATCGCGCACCGGCTCAGCACCATCGAGCACGCCGACCAGATCGCCGTACTTGATCATGGTCGAGTGATCGAACTCGGTGCCGACGCCGATCTGCGGGCCCGCGCCGGGGCGTACGCGCAGCTGGCCGGGGATCCGGTGAACGTCTCCTAG
- a CDS encoding hemolysin family protein → MSSVLRDAALILLFVIIGGVFAAAEMALVSLRESQVRQLGHRGTRGQTIARLTADPNRFLSAVQIGVTLAGFLSAAFGGATLAGPLGRQLQKLHLAPGVADTVALVLVTAAISYVSIVVGELTAKRLALQRSESFAMALAPLVDLIAKIARPVIWLLGVSTDGLVRLLGGDPKASREEVTSEELRAMVSGSENLGEQERQIVDDVFAAGTRSLREVMVPRTEVDFLDGAQPAYQAAREVSTGSRSRYPVTGDSADDILGFVHIRDLLNPAMSSRSVPVRELVRPVISLPDTVRVLLAMTELRRQGSHLAIVVDEYGGTAGIVTLEDLVEELIGDITDEYDEPAPEHGPEHDHEVDGLLSLEDFADRTGLQLPEGHYDTVAGFFVARLGRIPELDDEIETVINVDEADAERSGRVLLEMRVTELDGRRAARFWARMTPLPDEPDSDSSAEEHTAEQAVRDLAQDPDGVARDR, encoded by the coding sequence ATGAGCAGCGTGCTGCGCGATGCTGCGCTGATCCTGCTGTTCGTGATCATCGGGGGCGTGTTCGCCGCCGCGGAGATGGCGCTGGTGTCGCTGCGGGAGAGCCAGGTCCGGCAACTCGGCCATCGCGGCACACGCGGCCAGACCATTGCCCGGCTCACCGCCGATCCGAACCGATTCCTGTCCGCGGTGCAGATCGGCGTCACGCTGGCCGGCTTCCTCTCGGCGGCCTTCGGCGGCGCGACCCTGGCCGGGCCGCTCGGCCGGCAACTGCAGAAGCTGCATCTGGCGCCCGGCGTGGCCGACACGGTCGCGCTGGTGCTGGTGACCGCCGCCATCTCGTACGTGTCGATCGTGGTCGGCGAGCTGACCGCCAAGCGGTTGGCCTTGCAGCGCTCGGAATCCTTCGCGATGGCGCTGGCGCCGCTGGTCGACCTGATCGCGAAGATCGCCCGGCCGGTGATCTGGCTGCTCGGGGTGTCCACCGACGGTCTGGTCCGGCTGCTCGGCGGTGATCCGAAGGCGTCCCGGGAGGAGGTCACCAGTGAGGAACTGCGGGCGATGGTTAGTGGCTCGGAGAACCTCGGCGAGCAGGAACGGCAGATCGTCGACGATGTGTTCGCGGCCGGCACCCGCAGCCTGCGGGAGGTGATGGTGCCGCGGACCGAGGTCGACTTCCTCGACGGCGCCCAGCCGGCCTACCAGGCCGCCCGCGAGGTGAGCACGGGATCGCGTTCGCGCTATCCGGTCACCGGCGACTCGGCCGACGACATCCTCGGCTTCGTGCACATCCGGGACCTGCTCAACCCGGCGATGAGCAGTCGGTCGGTGCCGGTCCGGGAACTGGTCCGGCCGGTGATCTCGCTGCCCGACACCGTACGGGTGCTGTTGGCGATGACCGAGTTGCGCCGGCAGGGTTCGCATCTGGCGATCGTGGTCGACGAGTACGGCGGCACCGCCGGCATCGTCACCCTGGAGGACCTGGTCGAGGAGCTGATCGGCGACATCACCGACGAGTACGACGAACCGGCCCCCGAGCACGGACCCGAACATGATCATGAAGTGGACGGACTGCTCAGCCTGGAGGACTTCGCGGATCGGACCGGGCTGCAGTTGCCGGAGGGGCACTACGACACGGTCGCCGGCTTCTTCGTCGCGCGACTGGGCCGGATCCCGGAGTTGGACGACGAGATCGAGACGGTGATCAACGTCGACGAGGCGGATGCGGAACGGTCGGGTCGGGTGCTGCTGGAGATGCGGGTGACCGAGTTGGACGGACGGCGGGCGGCCCGGTTCTGGGCCCGGATGACGCCGTTGCCGGACGAGCCGGATTCGGACTCGTCGGCGGAGGAGCACACTGCCGAGCAGGCGGTCCGGGACCTTGCTCAGGACCCTGATGGGGTCGCTCGGGACCGTTGA